One part of the Paroedura picta isolate Pp20150507F chromosome 5, Ppicta_v3.0, whole genome shotgun sequence genome encodes these proteins:
- the LOC143838336 gene encoding noggin-like: protein MDARAPVVCMLLLGLSAHRSHHAGAVSLPLGTDVFLSEAPLPQKSLEISQYNPDVHLVQSKPSNQARPYSLSLSPDDYHYSPKPKRLRTPRLMKMLGSSFDPFWMSPEDPRSRNTSLEELGTLSEDLAERTSRLKKKLLQEAQGLALPELLTSEEGSPHNQSQVLKHRLQQWLVDSATCRLTSSWVDMGPIFWPRWVRHTDCDPMHAGCSWPPGMTCQHAQITHIKLLAWHCWASKEETAGPGKPLQQCAWRQIPYPVVAACKCSCQ, encoded by the coding sequence ATGGATGCCAGAGCACCGGTAGTCTGCATGCTGCTTCTGGGGCTGTCGGCCCACAGATCTCATCATGCAGGAGCTGTTTCCCTCCCTCTGGGAACAGACGTGTTCCTAAGTGAGGCGCCCCTGCCTCAGAAGAGCCTCGAGATCTCTCAATACAACCCTGATGTCCACCTCGTCCAGAGTAAGCCGAGCAACCAAGCAAGACCctacagcctctctctctctcctgatgACTATCACTACTCCCCCAAGCCCAAGCGTCTGCGCACCCCTCGGCTGATGAAAATGCTGGGCTCATCATTTGACCCCTTCTGGATGTCTCCCGAGGACCCCCGCAGTCGGAACACGAGTCTAGAGGAACTGGGCACCCTGAGCGAGGACCTGGCAGAGCGTACATCTCGACTTAAGAAGAAACTCCTTCAGGAAGCTCAAGGACTAGCTCTTCCTGAGCTTCTGACTTCTGAGGAGGGCTCTCCTCACAATCAGAGCCAAGTTCTCAAACACCGCCTCCAACAGTGGCTCGTGGATAGCGCTACCTGCCGCTTGACGTCTTCATGGGTGGACATGGGACCCATCTTCTGGCCACGCTGGGTACGCCACACGGACTGTGACCCTATGCATGCAGGCTGCTCGTGGCCTCCCGGTATGACTTGCCAACATGCACAGATCACCCACATCAAGCTCCTGGCGTGGCACTGTtgggcaagcaaggaggaaactGCGGGCCCTGGAAAGCCTCTGCAGCAATGTGCCTGGAGGCAGATCCCTTATCCCGTGGTGGCTGCATGCAAGTGTTCTTGCCAATGA